The genomic stretch atcctgtcgtcctgcattttattattttgtacaaagcgtacaaaacaagacatggtgtcagagtaaaaggactaaaagatggattttgctggagttccttcacctcgaatggattgggggtctacaaatctacccgatgcatggcgtaagttcaaacagcatgtggagctgatgttcacgggtcctctgaaggaaagaggagaagaggaaaagtgcagctacctgctcctctggatcggtgaaaaagggagagacatttacaacacatggacacttaccgaggctgaatcaaaggtactgaaaacatactacgatcgttttgaagcatatgttttgccaaagaccaatacaattttcgctaggtacaaattccacgagaaagtacaaggcgctagtgaatcgtttgaacagtttgtcactgagctgcgtctgcttgtgaaagactgtgattatgcaaacaaggatgagatggtcagggaccgtattgtatttggaatacaatcaccgcgagtgagagagaaacttttgaatgttggatcagagttaacgctggacaaagctatcgacatagccagatctcacgagctaacacaggttcagatgaaaaccatttcaggcggcagcatgagcgcatcacgtgaacaagcagtgcacgcagtcaggcagacatcaaagcacacctccagtgcccagagagcatgtttcagaacggagacagacagaactccaaaacagagcgacacagactccaaacgccccaaaacatgtggatattgtggatacaaagtgcatggcgaacaggggaattgcccagctaaaggcaaacagtgtactaaatgtggaaaatggaatcactttgcaaaagtgtgcagagtttaccgtggaaaaacagtacatacagtgagtgaagatgaaatgtcaatcaaagagtcaaatgctgatgaactgtttattgattcagtgacacagaaaagtcagatatcagagacagagcaagcctttgctgacattgagataggaagacaaggcacagagctaaaattcaaactagacactggtgcacaagtaaacattattcctctgagtaagtacagaagcttgacatctgagtgtgagctacagcccaccacgcgcagactgactggttatggtggtgaacagctcccagtaaaaggcacatgcactctcaaatgcaaatacaaggaaagggacatgatgttggacttttacgttgttgacactcgagcacctgcagtgctaggtcttaaagcatgtttagacatggaccttatcaagctagttttatcagtgacagcaccagtagagatagagaatgtcatggaggagtttgctgatgtttttacaggaataggactattcccaggagaatgtaccattcaccttaacccagacgcaaccccctgtgatctacccaccgagaaagattccacttgctctccgcgcccgtctgaagaaagagttggagagcatggagcaatctgacatcgtcaccaaggttacagaaccgacggattgggtcaacgcgttagtggtggtggagaaaccacggacaggcaagctcagagtatgtctcgacccaagagacttgaacaaggctatcaaacgcccccattaccccttaccgacgctagatggcatcacacacaagctagcgggcgcacgctacttcagtgtcatggacgccagatcaggctactgggctatcaagctcacagaagagtcatctaagctcacaacgttcaacacaccgtttggacgctacaggttccgtcgcctgccttttgggattatctcagcccaagacgagtttcagcgaaagatcgacgaggtgtacgaaggccttgacggagtcgtggcaattgtggacgacatccttgtctatggtcgaaccaaagaggaacacgacagaaacctcagcgcgatgctgcaaaggtcccgcgagagaggagtccggctcaaccccgagaagagcacagtcggcgctacagaggtcagctacttcgggcatcttctcacagcgaatggaatcaagccagatccgcagaagatctcagccataaaggaaatggagccaccaaagaaccgcgcagagctggaaacagtgcttggcatggtcaactacttagccaagttcgcacccagcctctccaatgctaatgcacccctgcgtcagctgctaaagcagtccagtgagttcctctgggacaaccaacacgacatcgctttccagaaagtgaaagacttgatcacgagagaaccaggaccaatccttgcctactacgaccccaacaaagagctcagactccaggtggacgcgtcaaagtatggactaggggcagtgctactgcaagaaggaaaacccatcggctacgcttccaaatctctcacagactgtgaaatcaactacgctcaaatcgaaaaggagctgtacgccattctgttcggatgtaagcgtttccatcagtatgtctatggacgacaagtcattgtggaatcagaccacaagcccctcgagtcaatcatgaggaaaccgttagccgcagccccgccaaggctacagagaatgatccttcaactacaaaaatacgacttcacaatcactcaccgtccaggcaaagacatccctgtcgcagacacactctccaggaagtttcttacctacaaggacagcagcctcagtgaaggcatggacatgcaggtgcacactgtgtagagcaacttaccagttagtgacacaaaactgaaggagatccgagcagaaacagaaaaagacacacaactcacacagctgaggaaagtcatacagtcaggatggcctgaggagaggagaaaatgccctcagagcgtctcagagttctggaaccatcgtgacgaactatcacagatcaacggaatcattttcaaaggagagaaaatcatcattcctaccagtctcagagaagagattttgacaaagatccatgctggacacatgggcatggaaaagtgcaaacagagagcacgggacattttgttttggcccggaatgtgcaaacaaatagaggacatggttggtaaatgccccacctgtcttgaacgacgcccctcgaacaccaaagagccaatgttacctcaccgtatcccagaccgaccctggcaggtcgcggcaaccgatctgttcacgtggaacaacgaggactacattataacagtggactactacagcagatacttcgaactcgacaagcttcacagcaccacatctgcagctgtgatacacaagctgaaagcagcctttgccaggcatggcattgtagagactttaatatctgacaatgggccctgttacaaatcaaatgagtttgaatccttcacaaaagcatgggagttcacacacgtcaccacaagcccacattaccctcaaagtaatggccttgctgaaaaatctgtgcagatcgctaaatcactcatggacaaagcaaaagcagacaagagagacccctacctcagtctccttgaataccgcaacactccagttgacaacttcaaatcaccagcccagctgttgatgagccgcagacttcgctcaatcctccccagcaccaaccagcagctgcaacctgaggtcgtcagctacaaggaagtgcatgcaaaacgtgcacagagacagcaacagcaaaagcgatactacgacaggtcagccagaccactgccaccactgaacgacggagagtcagttagaatccaggagcatggctactggaagccagcagtcgtcatccaaccagctgacactgaacgttcatatcacgttcgcaccgcagaaggagcggtgtaccgcaatcgtcgtcacctactgaacacaaaagaacaacacactgacgagatgaactgttccccctgaaagagaacgggatggactaaacacagacacaacacaacatacaccatacttacctgcaacaccacaagaactgttgactgacacagaagcatgctcagcttcatatcacacaaggtcaggaagagaggtcaagcctagagctgtcctagacctgtgaaatgtcaaaggggtgtaggcggatcgctgccctaaaagagtttccagactgtaaacttgttattgaaagttaacttgaaatgctttggtattgtatttgtttgatatgttgagatgtcattgctacagtgaaaagctgagttgctgagaaatatttgttctaaaaataacaatatgctgaatcattgtttgtctgttatgttgatgcagttggtgcagtttaaatggttacttacctcgagttcaaactacagagcatatattcaaaagaaacgctttattgttccacatattttttcttttttaaaagaaggggggatgtaatattcatatgtgtcaccatactgaattgtaattggatgcatcatactgtgcaatgattggttaagaccacccaggtggtgaggtcattctaagatgatcatggccagagacacatggacatgcacgatatagctagttaataaagagctacgtttataaatatcctgtcgtcctgcattttattattttgtacaaagcgtacaaaacaagacaatTGGTTTCTTTCCATTTTGATAACAgatgaaaatgtaatgaattgaagGTGAGGGCATCAATCATCGCTGCATATTTTTTATTGGTTGTCAGGGTATTTAAGATACACAGTCCTTCATTGCCAAGGTAATGGCGTAACAGAACTATCTTCTCTTCGTCTGGCAAGCCTCTTTCTCTGCCCTGTGTAATGTACAATTCAAAATAGTTTATCCAGTCATTCCAAGGATCCTGCGGCTGACCGGGTACCAGCAGAAATATTTGTTGAAGTAAAAATCGAAATGTATAGATTTTAAGGTTGTGtttaggggtggggtggggtcacgccaattttttttttttatggggttgTCAGAAATTCTGGTGGAAAAAATGTGGTACTGCAGCTGAAAACGTTTGAATACCACTGACTTAAAGTAATGTATGTGTGTGCAAGAAGACCGATCAGTTGTAGCTTACTTGTGCTTACTTTGTGTTTTCAATATTAAAGTTAGTCATTTGTAATTTAGGGGTGTGCTTTCATTATTCAACTAGGTCATTTGTTATAGATGTGTTGTTTCCAGATTCAATGTGGTCATTAGTTATTCGATGCGTGGTGATTTGCTTTTACAGTGGACGAGTTATGTTTCAAGGTTCTTTATGACCATTTGTTATTAGATGTGTTCCGCATTCAAGATTTGTTGTGGTCATTTTATATTTTAATATTGGCACAAATAATGTTACTTATACAGTACCTTCCTTTAACTCTATAGAGTTCTAACTTGTGCACTTTGCCCAGCCTTTTGAAATGTGTGTGTCATGAGAGAGAGTCAAATGCTGTAACTTTTCTCCCAATGTTTGCAGTTTGCATCAAAGTTCCATACGAAGTTGCACCTACCCTGACTGAGAATTTGAAGCCCAACGTGGTTAATCACAAGGCAAACGAAGATGGCGCCAGAATTAGACTTGTCCCCACCAACCATGTTTCTGCTGGTACCCGGTGAGCCGCAGGAGCCTTGGAATGACTGGATAAACTATTTTGAATTGTACATTATACAGGGCAGACAAAGAGGCTTGCCAGACGAAGAGAAGAGAGTTCTGTTACGCCATTACCTTGGCAATGAGGGACTGCGCATCTTAAACACCCTGACAACCAATGAAACATATGCAGCGATGATTGATGCCCTCACTGTTTACTTCAGTAATGCGCAGAACTGTCAGGAGCCTCAGGACTGTCAGGAGCCTCAGGACTGTCAGGAGCCTCAGGACTGTCAGGACCGTCAGGAGCCTCAGGACTGTCAGGACCGTCAGGAGCCTCAGGACCGTCAGGAGCCTAAGGACTGTCAGGACCGTCAGGAGCCTCAGGACTGTCAGGAGCCTCAGGACCCGGATGATTCACAAAGAATCAAACAGAACAGTGAGTCAAACAGAACTTCCCAAAACGTTCACAATTCTGACCATCAAAATGGGAGCACAATATTCAACATTTGTACTAATAGCAACAATCACCCATAATGTTTTAAGGTCATAAATACTTCAGAAAAAAGTAATAGTTGGCCAGGGATTGGTAAGTACACGACACTTTGGGAATtgaacaaaacaaacatcgatTTAATAACAGAACATAATGTGTTGAATCCAGGTCACAGCACCATGTCTGTATCCATCCAAGtattagcccactgagctaaagcccaCCAAACTCACA from Coregonus clupeaformis isolate EN_2021a chromosome 29, ASM2061545v1, whole genome shotgun sequence encodes the following:
- the LOC123480959 gene encoding regulator of nonsense transcripts 1-like, with translation MAPELDLSPPTMFLLVPGEPQEPWNDWINYFELYIIQGRQRGLPDEEKRVLLRHYLGNEGLRILNTLTTNETYAAMIDALTVYFSNAQNCQEPQDCQEPQDCQEPQDCQDRQEPQDCQDRQEPQDRQEPKDCQDRQEPQDCQEPQDPDDSQRIKQNSHKYFRKK